In Lentimicrobium sp. L6, the genomic window ATGAGTGGGGAGATAGATCATGACTGTTAGTCAAGGCAAAAATGGTTTAGATTTTCACAATCTTTATTGATCCAGTTTATAGTAAAGTCAGGTTTATTGCTGAGCTGTTACTAAACCCAAACTAAAAATACCATACGAGCAATATAAAGATAAATCAATAGTCCCATAATATCGTTCACAGTGGTGATAAATGGACCTGTAGCTAAGGCGGGATCTATTTCAAATTTATTTAAAAGCATGGGTACTAGGGTGCCAAAAAGAGAGGCAAATATGATGACTATAAACAGTGCAATACTTACAGAAATAGTTAAGGGGAATGAGTCGTGGAAGAAATAACTGTAGGTGAATATTAACATAGAAAGGATAATTCCATTAACAAAGGATACTGCTAATTCTTTGACCAGTTTTTTTGCTATGCTATCGATTCCCATATCGCCAGATGCAATTCCTTGTACTATGATAGAAGAAGATTGTACTCCAGCATTACCACCCATTGCGGCAATGAGAGGAAGGAATAAAGCTAGGCCAGCATATTTTGCAATATCGCCCTCAAAATGACCAATAACTCCTGCTCCAATAATTCCGCCAAAGAGTCCTATGAGTAGCCAAGGAAAACGAGCACGTGTCAAACGATAAACACTATCGCTAGACTCCACATCATCGGTCAAACCAGAAATCATCTGGTAATCTTTTTCTGCTTCTTCTTTAATGACATCCACCACATCATCAATGGTAATTCTACCCATTAACTCTCCAGTCTTGTTAACAACTGGCAATGCTACCAAGTCATACTTCTGCATCATCAAAGCAACCTCCTCCGATTTTTCATCTAATTGGGCGCTGATGATATCGGTATTACAAATGTCTTTGGCTTTAGTTTGAGCTGAAGCAATTAATAGAGATTTTAAGGATAGCGTACCTATTAATATATTGGCATCATCAACTACATAAATATAGTATACATCGTGAACTTCTTCGGCTTGTTTTCTAAGCTCTACCAAACACTGACGAACTGTAGATTCCTGATTAACCAAGAATAACTCTTTGGCCATTAGTCCTCCAGCACTGTCTTCGTCATAGCTTAAAAGCTCCTTAATGTCTTCAATTTGCTCTTCATCTTTCATGTGATAAAGAACACGCTCCTGCTTTTCTTCTGGTAATTCCTGGATTAGGTCGGCTGCATCATCGGAATCCATGTTCTCGATAAAACGCTTGGCAAGAATACTAGCAGGGAAGGCTTTTAAGAACTTCTTTCTATCATCCTCTTCTAATTCTGCTAAAACATCAGCTGCTACTTCTTGCTCATGCAGCAAGAATGTAAATTTAGCTTCATCAATATTAAGTTCCTCGTATATCTCTGCAATATCAGCAGGATGAAGATCTTCCAACATGGCAATGATTTGATCTTTTTGCTCAAATTCAATGTTTTGCTGAAGTTCCTCAATAAATTCTCGAGTCAACTCAAATTGTTCGTATGTATTGTTTTCTCCCATTAAAGCAAAATTAATATTATTTATGAGTTTTACAGCTTATTTTGGTGAATTCTAAATAAAGAAAAACTAGTTTTAGTATTCTATCAGGGCGCTTATGCTTTTTCTAAGTGGCTTTGATTCACATAATGAGGAAAAAATGAAATTAGTATTAGATTATCCCCTCATCTCTCAATATATCATATACTATTTCTTTACGGATTCTAGTATCTGGATATCCGTTAATAATAATAGCATACAAATTAGCATTCGGTTCTGCTTTATTGGTAACAATATCAGGTTGAGGTGGGAGGCTTGTTATTATTGGTCTAGGCAATTGCGATATAGAGGTATAGCTCGTTTCCAAATCGAATGGATAGAATTTTTTATTTTGTATCTGATAATTGCCACTAGCTGCATCAATAATAATATAGCGGCATTGATGGGCCCAATTAGCAAAAGGCCAATCGTCAACAAAACAAATCCAATTATTGGCATATAACAGATTAACACTGGTATTATCCCATAATGAAATAGTAGTTTGATTAGATACTGGAGCTTGGGAGATATAAACATCAATTTTATTGAGTTCTTGATCCAGTATTTGGTTTAACACCAAGTTAATAGCTTGTTGTTGTGTGAATTGTGCTTTCAGGTTTATTGAAATGAAACTAAAAAAGCTCATAAATAAAATTAAGGATAGTTTTTTCATAATACGTTTTTTTTATTGTTTAATAATTTGAATAGTATTTGGCGTTTTATGGTCGTTTAAAATTTTTATAATATAAGCCCCAGGTTTGCAATTATTCCCATTTTGGTCTTTTCCATTCCAGAGGATGCTTTGTTTTCCGGCAGTATATTTTTTCTCTAATTGCCATACTAGTTCTCCTTTTAGGTTAAATATTTCCAATAAAACCAAAGAGGCTTTTTCCAGCGTAAAATGAATTTGGGTTTGTTCGGTAAAAGGATTGGGATTTGCTGATAATGAAGATTTGTTTATATTGATATTGTTTATTGCCGCTATTGGGTTTTCAATAAAATTCCCTTCACCATCGTTAAACAATATTTCTAAATTGTCTGATACTATCTCATCCACTGTTTTTACACAAATAATATCCTGAAATCCATTACCATCCATATCGGCACAAAAGAAACTTCTCCATTGCTCTTCAGGATTAGCTGCTGGCAATGCTATAAATTGCGAATCGGCCAATTGAAAATTGCCCTGATTATAATAAATCACATAGCCCGTTTTATCTAATAATTCAAACACCACATCTTGATATTCATTATTATTTATATCGCAAATCTGGAATTCTGAAGATTGAAAATATCCTACAAACTCTTCTTGAACTTCTAAATTATTATTTTCAATATTTTTATAAAAATCAAGTAGGGTAACAGGAGTTCCACCAAATGTGATAATATCATTTTCTCCATCAAGGTCAAAATCAACAATCTTGGCAGCATGCTTCCAACTACTTCCTTCTTCAAGTGTTATATTTTCGAAACCATTCACAGTGCTAAAAAAAACTTCAACACTTTGTCTGATTAAAACAATATCGGCCCTACCATCGCTATTGATATCTCCACAATCAATGGAATTTGGATATGCACCTTCCGTTTCATAATATTCGGGTGCAGAGAAATTGCCAATGCCATCATTATATAATACTCCCCAAAACTGGCCATGGTTAGATGTGATAGCCAAATCTACATGACCATCACCATTTATATCGCCATAGTCAATATCGGAAATAGGCTCATGGGTGTTTAAAGCAAAGTCCTGATAGCTATTATACTCACCACCTGAGTTATAAAGTACTCTTATAAACATTTCTGAGATTTCTTCAGAAGCATCTATTCCCAAGCCAATAATATCTGGAAAATCATCATTATCAACATCAGCTAAAATAATATTGTATTGATAGGCGTAAAAATCTTTAATAGTATCGCTAATACTAAATTCTCCACTTTGCATATTGTCTAGCACTGTTATTACTGGGCTATCGAGCAACCAATATATTCTATGGCCTACAATAATATCATTATCACCATCTAAATCGATATCACCAGCCATTGTGCTAAAAGCTAAGATTGGAATATTATATTTGCTTTTATTTCTGTCGGAAGTAAAAGAAACGAAAACAAGGGCGAGTAAAAAGAAGAGATACTTTTTCATCTGGATAAATTAGTTCTTGTAAAGATATAAATATATGCTCAATAAGTATAGTAGGTAAAAATTTGCTAAACATTATATAAAAAACGAAACATACCATATTGATAATTATATTTGCTAGCATAAAACTGATTCAATAAAACAATGCAACAACAATTCTATATCGCTCTTATTGCTTTTAGCCTTTTGGTCATTATTTCTTATGTGTTTTCTCTCATCTCTAAGAAATTCAAAATTCCATCGGTATTACTGCTCTTATTACTGGGGATTAGTGCTCGTTTTACTTTTCCTGACTTGGCCGACTCTGTGGAGATTCTCCAGCAGAGCCTTCAGTTTTTTGGAACACTCGGGTTAATTTTAATTGTATTAGAAGGTGCTTTGGAACTGGATTTTACCAGAAAGAAACTTCCTCTCATTCGTAATGCATTTTTTTCAGCCCTATCAATTCTGGTGATAACCACAGGCTTAATAGCCTTTGTTATCAAGCTTTTTGTTCCAGAATTGGAAATTCGTTCTTGTATTATTAATGCCATTCCTTTCTCAATTATCAGTTCTGCCATTGCTATTCCTAGTGTTGAAAATGTATTGAAACTAAAGAAAGAGTTCGTTGTTTACGAATCCATATTCTCCGATATTCTGGGGATTCTATTATTTAATTTCTTTGTGATGAACCCAGAAGTTTCTGGTAAATCTATTGGTTTTGTGGCCTTAGATTTGTTTTTGGTCACTGTGATTGCTGTGGGTTTAACCATCCTCATTTTCGAGTTTATCAAGAAAGATATTCTCCAGATTCGTTTTATCTTGCTATTGGCAGTGATTGTTTTGCTTTTCGTTATTGGAAAAATGCTGCATTTCTCATCATTAGTGATCATTCTTATTTTTGGTGTGATTCTTCATAATGCACCACGAATTAAATGGTGGATATTTAAGAA contains:
- the mgtE gene encoding magnesium transporter encodes the protein MGENNTYEQFELTREFIEELQQNIEFEQKDQIIAMLEDLHPADIAEIYEELNIDEAKFTFLLHEQEVAADVLAELEEDDRKKFLKAFPASILAKRFIENMDSDDAADLIQELPEEKQERVLYHMKDEEQIEDIKELLSYDEDSAGGLMAKELFLVNQESTVRQCLVELRKQAEEVHDVYYIYVVDDANILIGTLSLKSLLIASAQTKAKDICNTDIISAQLDEKSEEVALMMQKYDLVALPVVNKTGELMGRITIDDVVDVIKEEAEKDYQMISGLTDDVESSDSVYRLTRARFPWLLIGLFGGIIGAGVIGHFEGDIAKYAGLALFLPLIAAMGGNAGVQSSSIIVQGIASGDMGIDSIAKKLVKELAVSFVNGIILSMLIFTYSYFFHDSFPLTISVSIALFIVIIFASLFGTLVPMLLNKFEIDPALATGPFITTVNDIMGLLIYLYIARMVFLVWV
- a CDS encoding FG-GAP-like repeat-containing protein, translating into MKKYLFFLLALVFVSFTSDRNKSKYNIPILAFSTMAGDIDLDGDNDIIVGHRIYWLLDSPVITVLDNMQSGEFSISDTIKDFYAYQYNIILADVDNDDFPDIIGLGIDASEEISEMFIRVLYNSGGEYNSYQDFALNTHEPISDIDYGDINGDGHVDLAITSNHGQFWGVLYNDGIGNFSAPEYYETEGAYPNSIDCGDINSDGRADIVLIRQSVEVFFSTVNGFENITLEEGSSWKHAAKIVDFDLDGENDIITFGGTPVTLLDFYKNIENNNLEVQEEFVGYFQSSEFQICDINNNEYQDVVFELLDKTGYVIYYNQGNFQLADSQFIALPAANPEEQWRSFFCADMDGNGFQDIICVKTVDEIVSDNLEILFNDGEGNFIENPIAAINNININKSSLSANPNPFTEQTQIHFTLEKASLVLLEIFNLKGELVWQLEKKYTAGKQSILWNGKDQNGNNCKPGAYIIKILNDHKTPNTIQIIKQ
- a CDS encoding cation:proton antiporter — encoded protein: MQQQFYIALIAFSLLVIISYVFSLISKKFKIPSVLLLLLLGISARFTFPDLADSVEILQQSLQFFGTLGLILIVLEGALELDFTRKKLPLIRNAFFSALSILVITTGLIAFVIKLFVPELEIRSCIINAIPFSIISSAIAIPSVENVLKLKKEFVVYESIFSDILGILLFNFFVMNPEVSGKSIGFVALDLFLVTVIAVGLTILIFEFIKKDILQIRFILLLAVIVLLFVIGKMLHFSSLVIILIFGVILHNAPRIKWWIFKKYAEDVMLKQHIDQFKVITIEGAFMIRTIFFFVFGYSLNLMSLLNFNVIILGSLILLVIYGSRYAYLKIFHKESLSLEFYVAPRGLITILLFYNIPEADSIGLLSEGVLFYIILVSALVMMLGVMKGSEEKFVQKSDYQ